The Belonocnema kinseyi isolate 2016_QV_RU_SX_M_011 chromosome 10, B_treatae_v1, whole genome shotgun sequence genome has a window encoding:
- the LOC117181392 gene encoding caspase-1-like isoform X1, whose amino-acid sequence MAAVSYEESDSLPVNDKDIGDAFGYGSRNAVSPLPGPLRTAPTERYATHYNMSHSKRGVALIFNHEFFTISHLKPRCGTNVDCENFASTLRNIGFEVNDLHNLTHKDVIKNLERVAEMDHSNHDCLVVAVLSHGELGLLYAHDTPYKAESIWINFTAEKCPTLAGKPKLFFIQACQGDKLDGGISLKERTETDGMPTNTFRIPNHADFLIAYSTIPGFYSWRNTTRGSWFMQALCMELRENGHRYDILTMLTFVCQRVALDFESNTPDNMHMHQQKQIPCITSMLTRLVKFIPKQTNGVASSS is encoded by the exons atggCTGCAGTTTCATACGAGGAAAGCGATAGCCTCCCAGTGAACGACAAGGACATCGGTGACGCATTTGGTTACGGAAG CAGGAATGCCGTTTCTCCTTTGCCAGGGCCGCTTCGTACGGCTCCGACAGAACGCTATGCAACACATTACAACATGAGTCACTCCAAGCGTGGAGTCGCTTTAATCTTTAACCATGAATTTTTCACCATTAGTCACTTGAAACCACGATGTGGAACGAACGTCGACTGCGAAAATTTCGCCAGCACTCTCCGAAACATAGGTTTCGAAGTAAACGATTTGCACAACTTGACTCACAaagatgttattaaaaatttggaaagag tcgcCGAAATGGATCATTCCAACCATGATTGTCTGGTCGTCGCAGTTCTCTCTCATGGAGAATTGGGATTGCTTTACGCTCACGACACGCCTTATAAAGCTGAATCGATCTGGATAAATTTCACTGCCGAAAAATGCCCCACTCTTGCTGGAAAGCCGAAACTTTTCTTTATCCAAGCTTGTCAGGGTGACAAACTCGATGGCGGAATTTCTCTCAAGGAACGTACTGAAACTGACGGAATGCCAACCAACACATTCCGTATTCCAAACCACGCAGATTTCCTCATTGCTTACTCCACCATCCCAG GATTCTATTCATGGAGAAACACCACACGTGGCTCGTGGTTCATGCAGGCTTTGTGCATGGAACTCCGTGAAAatggacatcgttacgacatcctcaCTATGCTGACTTTCGTCTGCCAACGAGTGGCGTTAGATTTCGAATCCAACACTCCCGATAACATGCACATGCATCAGCAAAAGCAGATTCCCTGCATCACTTCAATGTTGACCCGTTTAGTAAAATTCATCCCTAAACAAACAAACGGCGTCGCCTCCTCTTCATAA
- the LOC117181392 gene encoding caspase-1-like isoform X2, with translation MAAVSYEESDSLPVNDKDIGDAFGYGRNAVSPLPGPLRTAPTERYATHYNMSHSKRGVALIFNHEFFTISHLKPRCGTNVDCENFASTLRNIGFEVNDLHNLTHKDVIKNLERVAEMDHSNHDCLVVAVLSHGELGLLYAHDTPYKAESIWINFTAEKCPTLAGKPKLFFIQACQGDKLDGGISLKERTETDGMPTNTFRIPNHADFLIAYSTIPGFYSWRNTTRGSWFMQALCMELRENGHRYDILTMLTFVCQRVALDFESNTPDNMHMHQQKQIPCITSMLTRLVKFIPKQTNGVASSS, from the exons atggCTGCAGTTTCATACGAGGAAAGCGATAGCCTCCCAGTGAACGACAAGGACATCGGTGACGCATTTGGTTACGGAAG GAATGCCGTTTCTCCTTTGCCAGGGCCGCTTCGTACGGCTCCGACAGAACGCTATGCAACACATTACAACATGAGTCACTCCAAGCGTGGAGTCGCTTTAATCTTTAACCATGAATTTTTCACCATTAGTCACTTGAAACCACGATGTGGAACGAACGTCGACTGCGAAAATTTCGCCAGCACTCTCCGAAACATAGGTTTCGAAGTAAACGATTTGCACAACTTGACTCACAaagatgttattaaaaatttggaaagag tcgcCGAAATGGATCATTCCAACCATGATTGTCTGGTCGTCGCAGTTCTCTCTCATGGAGAATTGGGATTGCTTTACGCTCACGACACGCCTTATAAAGCTGAATCGATCTGGATAAATTTCACTGCCGAAAAATGCCCCACTCTTGCTGGAAAGCCGAAACTTTTCTTTATCCAAGCTTGTCAGGGTGACAAACTCGATGGCGGAATTTCTCTCAAGGAACGTACTGAAACTGACGGAATGCCAACCAACACATTCCGTATTCCAAACCACGCAGATTTCCTCATTGCTTACTCCACCATCCCAG GATTCTATTCATGGAGAAACACCACACGTGGCTCGTGGTTCATGCAGGCTTTGTGCATGGAACTCCGTGAAAatggacatcgttacgacatcctcaCTATGCTGACTTTCGTCTGCCAACGAGTGGCGTTAGATTTCGAATCCAACACTCCCGATAACATGCACATGCATCAGCAAAAGCAGATTCCCTGCATCACTTCAATGTTGACCCGTTTAGTAAAATTCATCCCTAAACAAACAAACGGCGTCGCCTCCTCTTCATAA